From a single Alloactinosynnema sp. L-07 genomic region:
- a CDS encoding Bax inhibitor-1/YccA family protein — protein sequence MRSTSNPAFRNLPVGGYGPNAGFQPQAQGYPGQPGYGGYEAPPVTGDRPMTVDDVVTKTAMTLGTALVVGIITAIAVLSGTVSPWPLVIGGMIVGLILSLVVIFKKTPNPALVLAYSAAEGVFLGAITGVFEYLVPGIAVQAILGTALVFITMLVVYKTGAVKVTPKLTKWIIGATCAAAGLMLINLMLGLFGVDMGIRGNGPLAIGISLLFIGIAAFNFLLDFDMADQMIRSGTPSKWAWYVAFGLMTTLVWLYLEMLRLLYALNSD from the coding sequence GTGCGTTCTACGAGCAACCCCGCGTTCCGCAACCTGCCGGTCGGCGGGTACGGCCCGAACGCGGGCTTCCAGCCCCAGGCCCAGGGCTACCCGGGCCAGCCGGGCTACGGCGGCTACGAAGCGCCGCCCGTGACCGGCGACCGTCCGATGACGGTCGACGACGTGGTGACCAAGACCGCGATGACCCTGGGCACCGCCCTGGTCGTCGGCATCATCACGGCCATCGCCGTCCTCAGCGGCACGGTCAGCCCGTGGCCGCTGGTCATCGGCGGCATGATCGTCGGACTGATCCTGTCGCTGGTCGTCATCTTCAAGAAGACCCCGAACCCCGCCCTGGTCCTGGCCTACTCGGCCGCCGAAGGTGTGTTCCTCGGAGCCATCACCGGCGTGTTCGAGTACCTGGTCCCCGGCATCGCCGTCCAGGCCATCCTCGGCACCGCGCTGGTGTTCATCACGATGCTGGTGGTCTACAAGACCGGCGCCGTGAAGGTCACCCCGAAGCTCACCAAGTGGATCATCGGCGCGACCTGCGCCGCCGCCGGTCTGATGCTGATCAACCTCATGCTGGGGCTGTTCGGCGTCGACATGGGCATCCGCGGCAACGGCCCGCTGGCGATCGGCATCAGCCTGCTGTTCATCGGTATCGCGGCGTTCAACTTCCTGCTCGACTTCGACATGGCCGACCAGATGATCCGGTCGGGCACCCCGTCGAAGTGGGCCTGGTACGTGGCGTTCGGCCTGATGACCACGCTGGTCTGGCTGTACCTGGAGATGCTGCGCCTGCTGTACGCGCTGAACTCCGACTGA
- a CDS encoding acetyl-CoA C-acetyltransferase, protein MPEAVIVSAVRSPIGRAGKGSLVDIRPDDLTAQMVRAALDKVPALDPTEIDDLMLGCGLPGGEQGNNLGRIVSVLLGYDHLPGCTVTRYCASSLQTTRMALHAIKAGEGDVFISAGVETVSRFVKGSSDSWPDTHNPIFEEAETRTKSVAETGAGEWADPRSTGIVPDAYISMGQTAENLALLKGVTREDMDHFGVRSQNLAEQAIKDGFWAREITPVTLPDGRVVDTDDGPRPGITYEKTATLKPVFRPDGRVTAGNCCPLNDGAAALVIMSDTKAKQLGLTPLARIVSTGVSGLSPEVMGLGPVEASKQALSRAGLTIGDIDLVEINEAFAAQVLPSARDLGVDEDKLNINGGAIAIGHPFGMTGARIATTLINSLQWHDKQFGLETMCVGGGQGMAMVLERLS, encoded by the coding sequence ATGCCAGAGGCTGTCATCGTCTCCGCTGTCCGATCCCCCATCGGGCGGGCCGGGAAGGGGTCGCTGGTCGACATCCGCCCGGACGACCTCACCGCGCAGATGGTGCGCGCCGCCCTGGACAAGGTGCCCGCGCTCGACCCCACCGAGATCGACGACCTGATGCTCGGCTGCGGCCTGCCCGGCGGCGAACAGGGCAACAACCTGGGCCGGATCGTGTCGGTCCTGCTCGGCTACGACCACCTGCCAGGGTGCACCGTGACCCGGTACTGCGCTTCCTCGCTGCAGACCACCCGCATGGCCCTGCACGCCATCAAGGCGGGCGAGGGCGACGTGTTCATCTCCGCCGGCGTGGAGACGGTGTCCCGGTTCGTCAAGGGCAGCTCGGACTCGTGGCCCGACACCCACAACCCGATCTTCGAAGAGGCCGAGACCCGGACGAAGTCGGTCGCCGAGACCGGCGCGGGCGAGTGGGCGGACCCGCGCTCGACCGGGATCGTGCCGGACGCGTACATCTCGATGGGCCAGACCGCGGAGAACCTCGCCCTGCTCAAGGGCGTCACCCGCGAGGACATGGACCACTTCGGCGTCCGGTCGCAGAACCTGGCCGAGCAGGCCATCAAGGACGGCTTCTGGGCCCGCGAGATCACCCCGGTCACGCTGCCCGACGGCCGCGTGGTCGACACCGATGACGGCCCCCGCCCGGGCATCACCTACGAGAAGACCGCGACCCTCAAGCCGGTGTTCCGCCCCGACGGCCGCGTCACCGCGGGCAACTGCTGCCCCCTCAACGACGGCGCGGCGGCCCTGGTGATCATGTCGGACACCAAGGCCAAGCAACTCGGCCTGACCCCGCTGGCCCGCATCGTGTCCACCGGCGTCTCCGGCCTGTCCCCGGAGGTCATGGGGCTTGGCCCGGTCGAGGCCTCGAAGCAGGCCCTGTCCCGCGCGGGCCTGACCATCGGCGACATTGACCTAGTCGAGATCAACGAGGCCTTCGCCGCACAGGTCCTGCCCTCGGCCCGCGACCTGGGCGTCGACGAGGACAAACTGAACATCAATGGCGGCGCCATCGCCATCGGCCACCCCTTCGGCATGACCGGCGCGCGGATCGCGACCACGCTGATCAACTCACTGCAGTGGCACGACAAGCAGTTCGGCCTGGAAACCATGTGCGTCGGCGGCGGCCAGGGCATGGCCATGGTCCTGGAACGCCTCAGCTAG
- a CDS encoding SGNH/GDSL hydrolase family protein codes for MVGIRALRMAAVAAGSVGGLSGAAYTLLNTQSRQARSIIGVPRDLPFNADGVYRPDGTGPLALSTTDVVTFAMFGDSSAAGLGAESADRLPGVVLAKALAQASGRPVRLVTHAVSGSRTADLVGQVDAALKLPPTVALIMIGGNDVTAKMRIGTSAALLAAQVRRLTEAGSGVVVGTCPDLGAIRPIPQPLRTVAQRWSLALARAQTRELGRTQATAVPLAALLSPAFYERPEELFSPDRFHPNGDGYALAAGVTLAPLCAAAGVWEGAESG; via the coding sequence ATGGTCGGGATTCGCGCTTTGCGCATGGCCGCGGTGGCGGCCGGATCGGTGGGCGGGCTGTCCGGCGCCGCGTACACCCTGCTCAACACCCAGTCACGCCAGGCGCGGTCGATCATCGGCGTCCCGCGTGACCTGCCGTTCAACGCCGACGGCGTCTACCGGCCGGACGGGACGGGCCCGTTGGCCCTGTCGACCACCGACGTGGTGACCTTCGCCATGTTCGGCGACTCCAGCGCCGCGGGCCTTGGCGCCGAGTCGGCCGACCGGCTGCCTGGGGTCGTGCTGGCCAAGGCCCTGGCCCAGGCGTCTGGCAGGCCGGTGCGGCTGGTCACCCACGCGGTGAGCGGGTCGCGCACGGCCGACCTGGTCGGCCAGGTCGACGCGGCGCTGAAGCTTCCGCCCACGGTCGCGCTGATCATGATCGGCGGCAACGACGTGACTGCCAAGATGCGGATCGGCACGTCGGCGGCGCTGCTGGCCGCCCAGGTGCGTCGGCTGACCGAGGCAGGCTCGGGCGTCGTCGTCGGGACCTGCCCGGACCTGGGCGCGATCCGGCCGATCCCGCAGCCGCTGCGCACCGTCGCCCAGCGCTGGAGCCTGGCCCTGGCCAGGGCGCAGACCAGGGAACTAGGCCGCACGCAGGCCACGGCGGTGCCACTGGCGGCGCTGCTGAGCCCGGCGTTCTACGAGCGGCCGGAGGAACTGTTCAGCCCGGACCGCTTCCACCCCAACGGCGACGGCTACGCCTTGGCCGCCGGTGTGACGCTCGCCCCGCTGTGCGCGGCGGCAGGTGTGTGGGAAGGTGCGGAGAGCGGCTGA
- a CDS encoding cystathionine beta-synthase: MQYVDHIIDLVGDTPLVKLNSLAHGLAPTVLAKVEYFNPGGSVKDRIALRMVEAAEKSGALQPGGTIVEPTSGNTGVGLALVAQRKGYKCVFVCPDKVSEDKRNVLKAYGAEVVVCPTAVAPEHPDSYYNVSDRLVREIEGAWKPDQYSNPENPLSHYYSTGPELWRQTEGKITHFVAGVGTGGTISGTGRYLKEVSDGRVQVIGADPEGSVYSGGSGRPYLVEGVGEDFWPTTYDREVADEIIAVSDAESFDVTRRLAREEGLLVGGSCGMAAAAALRLASRLGPDDVVVVLLPDGGRGYLSKVFNDSWMAQYGFLPPEHSGATVGDVLRRKSASGTTVPDFIHAHPGETVADAVAVLREFGVSQMPVVNAEPPVMAAEVVGAVNERDLLDALFAGKAALADRVDQHMSPPLPTIGAGEQVSVAMHALSAADGALVLIDGKPAGVVTRQDLLGFLAGR, from the coding sequence GTGCAGTACGTCGACCACATCATCGATCTCGTCGGTGACACGCCGCTGGTCAAGCTGAACTCGCTCGCGCACGGACTGGCCCCGACGGTGCTGGCGAAGGTCGAGTACTTCAACCCCGGCGGCAGCGTGAAGGACCGCATCGCCCTGCGCATGGTCGAGGCGGCCGAGAAGTCCGGCGCGCTGCAGCCCGGCGGCACGATCGTGGAGCCCACGTCCGGCAACACCGGCGTCGGCCTGGCCTTGGTGGCCCAGCGCAAGGGCTACAAGTGCGTGTTCGTCTGCCCCGACAAGGTCAGCGAGGACAAGCGCAACGTCCTCAAGGCCTACGGCGCCGAGGTCGTGGTCTGCCCGACCGCCGTCGCGCCCGAGCACCCGGACTCGTACTACAACGTCTCCGACCGGCTGGTCCGCGAGATCGAGGGCGCCTGGAAGCCCGACCAGTACTCCAACCCCGAGAACCCGCTGAGCCACTACTACTCGACCGGCCCCGAGTTGTGGCGCCAGACCGAGGGCAAGATCACCCACTTTGTGGCGGGCGTCGGCACCGGCGGCACCATCTCCGGCACCGGCCGGTACCTCAAGGAGGTCTCCGACGGCCGCGTGCAGGTCATCGGCGCCGACCCGGAGGGCTCGGTCTACTCCGGCGGCTCCGGCCGCCCGTACCTGGTCGAGGGCGTCGGCGAGGACTTCTGGCCGACGACCTACGACCGCGAGGTCGCCGACGAGATCATCGCCGTCTCCGACGCCGAGTCCTTCGACGTCACCCGCAGGCTCGCCCGTGAGGAAGGCCTGCTGGTCGGCGGCTCGTGCGGAATGGCGGCGGCCGCGGCGCTGCGCCTGGCCTCGCGCCTCGGCCCCGACGACGTGGTCGTCGTGCTGCTGCCCGACGGCGGCCGCGGTTACCTGTCGAAGGTCTTCAACGACTCGTGGATGGCCCAGTACGGTTTCCTCCCGCCCGAGCACTCCGGCGCCACCGTCGGTGACGTGCTGCGCCGCAAGAGCGCGTCGGGCACCACCGTGCCGGACTTCATCCACGCCCACCCGGGCGAGACCGTCGCCGACGCGGTCGCCGTGCTGCGCGAGTTCGGCGTCAGCCAGATGCCCGTCGTCAACGCCGAGCCGCCGGTCATGGCCGCCGAGGTCGTCGGCGCGGTCAACGAGCGCGACCTGCTCGACGCCCTGTTCGCGGGCAAGGCCGCCCTGGCCGACCGCGTCGACCAGCACATGTCCCCGCCGCTGCCGACCATCGGCGCGGGTGAGCAGGTCAGCGTCGCCATGCACGCGCTTTCGGCCGCCGACGGCGCGCTGGTGCTCATTGACGGGAAGCCCGCAGGGGTCGTGACCAGGCAGGACCTCCTCGGATTCCTGGCTGGCCGGTGA